Proteins from one Desulfurobacteriaceae bacterium genomic window:
- a CDS encoding efflux RND transporter periplasmic adaptor subunit, with translation MRANFLFVLILAITLAFVGFLVKKKKQEISKIPPPKTYEIPVEFAKVKNGEIREEFFFVGTVEPYEFAKVSTKLSGRVLKVYKREGDYFKKGEILVKIDDKELRRNISSLEKEKKAKETLIKGLEAELKSTEILLKNAQNEYEREKFLFENGAVPKVVLEKAENNVAELRSKLENVKAKLREIKLSISALNEKIKGLKSQLQYTEIKAIKDGQVARLFLHEGDLATPGKPIMEVFYPQDGLKILVNIPREDAKEIPVKSEVFLANSLEKVGEIVKYYPFASSQNSLLVAEVKVKKNKGVRPFENVSLKILGKPYKGEVVPVYSLLHLKDGTYVLKVNENGKVTPLKVEVLKTFKDKAVISSKLKQGDKVVVGRESKLLEVLREGKAVLVEEFNG, from the coding sequence ATGAGAGCCAATTTTTTGTTTGTTTTAATTTTGGCTATAACTCTTGCTTTTGTAGGGTTTCTAGTTAAAAAGAAAAAACAGGAGATTTCAAAAATTCCTCCGCCAAAGACTTATGAAATACCTGTTGAATTTGCAAAAGTAAAAAATGGAGAAATTAGAGAGGAATTTTTTTTCGTTGGCACAGTAGAACCTTATGAGTTTGCAAAGGTATCAACTAAACTTTCTGGAAGAGTCTTAAAAGTCTATAAAAGAGAAGGAGATTACTTTAAGAAAGGGGAAATTCTTGTAAAGATTGATGATAAAGAATTAAGGAGAAACATCTCTTCCTTAGAGAAGGAAAAGAAAGCAAAGGAGACTTTAATAAAAGGGCTTGAGGCTGAGCTTAAAAGTACTGAAATCCTTTTGAAGAATGCTCAAAATGAGTACGAAAGAGAAAAATTCTTATTTGAAAATGGGGCTGTACCAAAAGTTGTTTTAGAAAAGGCAGAAAACAACGTAGCGGAGTTGAGATCAAAACTTGAAAATGTAAAAGCTAAGCTAAGGGAAATAAAACTTTCAATTTCAGCGCTCAATGAAAAGATAAAAGGATTAAAGTCTCAGTTACAGTATACCGAAATTAAAGCTATAAAAGATGGGCAGGTAGCGAGGCTTTTCTTACACGAAGGAGATTTGGCGACTCCCGGAAAACCAATAATGGAAGTTTTTTACCCTCAGGACGGTCTAAAGATATTGGTCAATATTCCAAGAGAAGATGCAAAAGAAATACCGGTTAAGAGTGAAGTTTTCTTAGCAAATTCCTTAGAAAAAGTAGGAGAAATTGTTAAGTATTATCCATTTGCAAGTAGCCAAAACTCTCTACTTGTAGCAGAGGTAAAGGTAAAGAAGAACAAAGGGGTTAGACCTTTTGAAAACGTTTCTTTAAAGATTTTAGGAAAACCTTATAAAGGAGAGGTCGTTCCTGTCTATTCTCTCTTACACCTAAAAGACGGAACGTACGTTCTAAAGGTAAACGAAAATGGAAAAGTTACACCTCTTAAAGTAGAAGTTCTAAAAACCTTCAAAGATAAGGCTGTTATTTCCTCAAAGTTAAAACAGGGCGATAAAGTAGTTGTGGGAAGAGAAAGTAAGCTTTTAGAAGTTCTTAGAGAGGGCAAGGCGGTTTTGGTGGAGGAGTTTAATGGGTAA
- a CDS encoding efflux RND transporter permease subunit, translating into MGKIIEWYIKKPHAVLAFLLFFCVIGLIGFKEIPRKFFPDANRPQIAIVTVEPGASAKDIASHITRPIEQRMKTLDLVRTVKSVSKDEVSVITVEFEYEKGIDAAATDVANELSKVIPYLPKDILPPQVYKITDATNPVMVIAVSPKENSKLSLAQVREIVENEIKDKLLNLPNVSDVEVFGGYKREIRIYPDYLKLAQLNISLYQLAKAIRENNKNAPVGLTINKEGLVVVKIEGEVDRIEKLKEIYVAPNVKVKDVARVEWGYRERLSAYHGNGKPAIGISILRSPKTYELPAIESVKKFLPKLKKEYPELNFEITDTQEWMIRLSNANMLEALRDAVIMTLIVIFLFLANVRMLIVTIFSIPITYLITIGLMWLFGFNFNIVTLTAVILALGMLTDDAVVIVESIERHYYELKKDIFTATVDGTKEVMLADFSGTFTTLVMLLPIVFIGGYVEKILQLLSLVLIISLIVSYIVSVTFLPMITPYILKKTPDKNFLERKVYSFFVKGVVFNTGNFYASLVNTALKSPIRKVAFVTLAVFLFVLTVKNVAPLIGRDLMPPMDTGIVIVKAETDPNTSLEKTEEILSKMEKIVLSMPYTIRVSSSIGSEPGVLSFGSGKLPQQIEMKIQFVDRFKRKETIWEIEEKLREAFNKIPGLRYVHVHDFGATPLSSIKATIDEMIYGKDEKVLNEIGEKLKTLLQNVKGLTSVSRSWYMDKKEYILKIDSNKAALFGLTPLEIGNYVGGFIKGIPASSFVVPMENGITIRIILPKEKKGFVDDLKSIPIPTKKGFIPLSYFVEIEEKFVPNVITHQDLLNTLDVQGFRTTTPVTFLQGQVNMMEKKLELPEGYGISHEGEIKQMKESFKRLFKALAIGIIVLYFTLTMVFGSFTYPISIMAAIPLAVIGAIVSLFISGKPQCMPAFMGMILLAGIIVNNSILLIDFIKKAREKGKSLNEAIIESVKIRTRPVLMTAFGTSVGMIPIALGAALGLERLAPLATVAIGGLIVGTFMTLVFIPILVSLIEDIKGLFRST; encoded by the coding sequence ATGGGTAAGATAATAGAATGGTACATAAAGAAACCCCATGCCGTTTTAGCTTTTCTTCTTTTCTTCTGTGTTATAGGTCTTATAGGTTTTAAGGAAATTCCAAGAAAGTTCTTTCCAGATGCCAATAGACCTCAGATAGCAATAGTTACAGTAGAGCCTGGAGCATCAGCGAAGGACATAGCTTCCCACATTACAAGACCTATTGAACAAAGAATGAAGACATTGGACTTGGTTAGAACTGTAAAATCGGTTTCAAAAGATGAAGTTTCTGTAATTACTGTAGAGTTTGAGTACGAAAAAGGAATAGATGCAGCAGCAACCGATGTAGCGAATGAACTTTCAAAAGTTATTCCTTACCTTCCAAAAGATATCTTGCCCCCTCAGGTTTACAAGATTACAGATGCTACAAATCCCGTAATGGTCATTGCTGTATCACCGAAGGAAAATTCTAAGTTATCTTTAGCCCAAGTAAGAGAGATAGTAGAGAATGAAATAAAAGATAAGTTGCTAAACCTTCCAAACGTTTCAGATGTTGAAGTTTTTGGAGGATATAAGAGAGAAATAAGGATTTATCCCGATTATCTAAAACTTGCTCAGCTTAATATATCTCTTTATCAACTTGCAAAAGCTATAAGAGAAAATAACAAGAATGCTCCTGTAGGTTTAACTATAAATAAAGAAGGTCTTGTAGTTGTAAAGATTGAGGGTGAAGTAGATAGGATAGAGAAGTTAAAGGAAATTTATGTTGCTCCGAATGTAAAAGTAAAAGATGTAGCAAGGGTTGAATGGGGATATAGAGAAAGGCTTTCTGCTTACCATGGGAACGGGAAACCAGCTATTGGTATAAGTATTTTGCGTTCTCCAAAAACTTACGAACTTCCAGCTATTGAATCTGTAAAGAAGTTCTTGCCAAAACTGAAAAAGGAATACCCAGAGCTCAACTTTGAGATTACAGATACTCAAGAATGGATGATAAGACTTTCCAATGCAAATATGCTTGAAGCTCTAAGAGACGCAGTAATAATGACTTTAATTGTCATTTTCCTTTTCCTTGCAAATGTGAGAATGTTAATAGTTACTATCTTTTCTATACCAATTACCTATCTAATTACAATAGGTCTTATGTGGCTCTTTGGATTCAACTTTAATATCGTTACGCTAACGGCTGTGATACTTGCACTTGGAATGCTGACAGATGATGCAGTAGTTATTGTGGAGAGTATCGAAAGGCATTACTACGAGTTAAAGAAAGACATATTTACTGCTACTGTAGATGGGACAAAAGAGGTAATGCTTGCAGACTTTAGCGGAACTTTCACTACACTCGTTATGCTTCTTCCTATTGTTTTCATTGGAGGATACGTTGAAAAAATTCTTCAACTTCTTTCTCTGGTTTTGATTATTTCACTAATAGTTTCTTATATAGTTTCAGTTACTTTCCTGCCAATGATAACTCCTTATATTCTCAAGAAAACCCCAGATAAAAACTTTCTTGAAAGGAAAGTTTACTCTTTCTTTGTTAAAGGAGTTGTTTTTAATACAGGAAACTTTTACGCATCGCTAGTAAATACAGCTTTAAAAAGTCCAATCAGAAAGGTAGCTTTTGTAACTTTAGCTGTTTTTCTTTTTGTTCTTACTGTAAAGAACGTAGCTCCTCTTATTGGGAGGGATTTAATGCCTCCTATGGATACTGGGATCGTAATTGTAAAGGCTGAAACAGATCCCAATACTTCCTTAGAAAAGACAGAGGAAATTCTTTCAAAAATGGAAAAAATTGTTCTATCTATGCCTTACACGATAAGAGTTTCTTCCAGTATAGGTTCTGAACCGGGAGTTCTTTCATTTGGAAGTGGAAAACTACCTCAACAGATAGAAATGAAAATCCAATTTGTTGATAGGTTTAAAAGAAAAGAAACTATTTGGGAAATAGAAGAAAAACTCCGAGAAGCTTTTAACAAAATTCCAGGTCTTAGGTATGTCCATGTTCACGATTTTGGAGCAACACCGCTTTCATCTATAAAAGCAACTATAGATGAAATGATTTACGGTAAAGACGAAAAAGTTCTAAACGAGATAGGAGAGAAACTAAAGACTCTTTTACAAAATGTAAAAGGTTTAACTTCTGTTTCAAGAAGTTGGTATATGGATAAGAAGGAGTACATTCTAAAGATTGATTCAAATAAAGCAGCTCTTTTTGGTTTGACTCCTCTTGAAATAGGAAATTATGTTGGAGGTTTTATTAAAGGTATACCAGCATCCTCCTTTGTTGTACCTATGGAAAACGGTATAACTATAAGAATTATCCTTCCAAAAGAAAAAAAAGGATTTGTTGATGACTTAAAGTCTATACCTATTCCTACAAAGAAAGGATTTATTCCTCTTTCTTACTTTGTAGAGATAGAGGAAAAGTTTGTTCCTAATGTAATCACGCACCAAGATTTACTTAACACTTTAGATGTACAAGGTTTTAGAACAACTACTCCTGTTACTTTCCTTCAAGGTCAAGTTAATATGATGGAGAAGAAGCTAGAACTTCCAGAAGGTTATGGTATTTCCCATGAAGGGGAAATTAAACAGATGAAAGAGAGTTTTAAGAGACTGTTCAAAGCTTTAGCAATTGGAATAATTGTTCTTTACTTTACTCTTACAATGGTTTTTGGTTCTTTTACTTATCCTATTTCCATAATGGCAGCAATTCCTTTAGCTGTTATTGGGGCTATTGTTTCCCTTTTTATTTCGGGAAAACCCCAGTGTATGCCAGCCTTTATGGGAATGATACTTTTAGCTGGAATTATTGTTAACAACTCCATTCTCTTGATAGACTTTATTAAAAAAGCAAGGGAGAAAGGAAAGTCTCTAAACGAAGCAATAATAGAAAGTGTAAAAATTAGAACACGTCCCGTTCTTATGACAGCATTCGGAACGTCTGTTGGTATGATTCCTATTGCTCTTGGGGCGGCTTTAGGACTTGAAAGACTTGCGCCACTTGCAACTGTTGCAATTGGTGGACTTATCGTTGGTACATTTATGACTCTCGTTTTCATTCCTATTTTGGTTTCCTTAATCGAGGATATAAAAGGTCTTTTTAGGAGTACTTAA
- a CDS encoding arsenate reductase ArsC — translation MVKKIAFICTGNSARSQIAEGLAKHLAELYGKEIEVYSAGSKPVGYIHPLAIKVMEEEGIDISSQCSKSLEEIPLSELDIVITLCGEAKEDCPVIPGVKLIHWGLPDPAKVEGTEEKRIEAFRKTKEEIKKC, via the coding sequence GTGGTAAAGAAGATAGCTTTTATATGTACAGGGAACTCAGCAAGAAGCCAGATAGCAGAAGGTTTAGCTAAGCATTTGGCAGAACTTTATGGAAAAGAAATTGAAGTCTACTCTGCCGGTTCAAAACCAGTAGGTTATATCCATCCTTTAGCTATAAAAGTTATGGAAGAAGAAGGAATAGATATTTCAAGTCAGTGTTCAAAGTCTCTAGAGGAAATTCCTTTGTCAGAATTGGATATTGTTATAACGCTTTGTGGTGAAGCTAAAGAAGATTGTCCAGTTATCCCCGGAGTAAAGCTTATTCACTGGGGACTTCCAGATCCAGCAAAAGTGGAAGGGACAGAAGAAAAAAGGATAGAAGCTTTTAGGAAAACAAAAGAGGAAATAAAAAAATGTTAG
- a CDS encoding polyprenyl synthetase family protein: protein MKIFKPFEIIRKELEEVEKYSRQLLSTGVKLVLTAGGYILDSGGKRVRPGLTILAGKITNAPEEKLIPVATVMEYMHTATLLHDDIVDGAKLRRGRPSANAVFGNDVAVLAGDYMFAKAIYVLAVYGGSEVLKVAAKTVQDMAEGELLQLEKIGNVNLKEEEYFDIIYRKTASLLATCLEVGAILGNAEEEERKALKLFGEYIGYAFQLIDDAFDYTSDEKTIGKPAGNDIREGKVTYPLLFALKNCSDEEKEEVSKVLQNTNPTQEEINFVREFAIEKNGVSETVKLAKEYVNKAKEILNIFPESPYKKSLFEIADFIVERSF, encoded by the coding sequence ATGAAAATTTTCAAACCTTTCGAAATAATAAGGAAAGAGTTAGAGGAAGTAGAAAAATACTCACGCCAGCTTTTATCAACGGGCGTAAAGCTTGTTCTGACAGCCGGAGGGTACATCCTTGATAGCGGAGGAAAAAGGGTAAGACCAGGATTAACTATACTAGCAGGAAAGATCACAAATGCTCCAGAAGAAAAATTGATTCCGGTTGCTACCGTTATGGAGTATATGCACACGGCAACACTTTTGCACGATGATATTGTTGATGGTGCAAAATTAAGAAGAGGAAGGCCTTCTGCAAATGCAGTTTTTGGAAATGATGTTGCAGTCCTTGCTGGTGACTACATGTTTGCAAAAGCTATTTACGTTTTGGCAGTTTACGGCGGAAGTGAGGTTTTAAAAGTAGCTGCGAAGACTGTTCAGGATATGGCCGAGGGAGAACTGTTACAGCTTGAAAAAATAGGAAATGTAAACCTTAAAGAAGAAGAATACTTTGACATTATTTATAGAAAAACTGCATCTCTTCTTGCTACATGTTTAGAAGTTGGAGCTATACTCGGTAATGCTGAGGAAGAAGAAAGAAAAGCCTTAAAACTTTTTGGTGAGTATATAGGTTATGCTTTCCAGCTTATTGACGATGCTTTTGACTATACCTCAGATGAAAAAACAATAGGAAAACCTGCTGGAAACGACATAAGAGAAGGTAAGGTAACCTATCCACTCCTTTTTGCACTGAAAAACTGTAGTGATGAGGAAAAAGAAGAGGTTTCCAAAGTATTACAAAATACTAATCCAACACAGGAAGAAATAAACTTTGTAAGAGAGTTTGCCATTGAGAAGAATGGAGTTAGTGAGACAGTAAAACTTGCTAAAGAATACGTTAATAAAGCAAAAGAAATTTTAAACATCTTTCCAGAATCTCCTTATAAGAAATCTCTTTTTGAGATTGCAGATTTCATAGTAGAAAGAAGTTTCTAA